In the genome of Deinococcus deserti VCD115, one region contains:
- a CDS encoding putative baseplate assembly protein, whose translation MPLPTVNLDDRRFDDILDEARRLIPQFCPEWTDHNASDPGMAILEVFAWMTDLMLYRVNQIPEKLLVAFLDMVGVQLSPPRAAGVPVTFYLSAPQDTPLHIAAGTEVATIRTEINEAIVFSTERPGVILPPVVKGLYTANTLAQVALEVDSSGEAGAARSAEGAFGEVRQHELTQLGLPGHKFAVFHPEPRPGDAFFVQLAGDHSDHVLALTFEVEWAGGAGVNPNYPPYVWEAWQGGVGRWVPCEVEYDGTQAFNVSGELILRLPVMREGTFFNQSGYWLRCRLTSEQMYNGYRVSPDIEALRVDARGITVPARHATVVQGEILGQSDGLPGQTFRLLNTPVLDLDPQEDLLDCLTPEGQIQTYTPVADFAGSGVEDLHFRLDAMNGTVAFGPSVLQADGSVYRFGAVPPQESTLRMRRYQFGGGVIGNVPARSLTVLKSSIPYVARVTNHVSAAGGRNAQTLDDAILKVPQILRTRTRAVTADDYEFLAARIEGVARARCITPNMATPGQTYPGQIRTLTVPPGQVTLALLPSVGLDDLIALDDVVIDPLSPLSGRIAPERLTLSAELRAAVQDELDPRRPVGTTLDLRAPQYVWISVTATIRTAAGSSRPVREDVRRRALRALYAYLNPFTGGPEGTGWPFGRTLSLSELYGLLRSVPGVEVAEDVQVILTEPGQSEHRETIMGSLPLPPQALIVSDVHHVRVDH comes from the coding sequence TTGCCTCTGCCTACTGTGAACCTTGACGACCGCCGTTTTGACGACATCCTGGACGAGGCGCGTCGCCTGATCCCCCAGTTCTGCCCCGAGTGGACCGACCACAATGCCAGTGACCCCGGCATGGCCATCCTTGAGGTGTTTGCCTGGATGACTGACCTGATGCTCTACCGGGTCAACCAGATCCCAGAAAAGCTGCTGGTGGCTTTTCTGGATATGGTCGGCGTACAGCTCTCGCCGCCCCGCGCGGCCGGAGTCCCGGTGACGTTCTATCTGAGTGCGCCGCAGGACACACCGCTGCACATTGCGGCCGGAACCGAAGTTGCCACCATCCGCACCGAGATCAATGAAGCCATCGTGTTTTCTACCGAGCGCCCGGGCGTCATTCTGCCGCCGGTCGTCAAGGGGCTCTATACCGCCAACACACTGGCTCAGGTGGCGCTGGAGGTAGACAGCAGCGGTGAAGCCGGTGCGGCCCGGTCTGCTGAGGGCGCGTTTGGGGAAGTCCGGCAGCACGAACTGACGCAGCTGGGCCTGCCAGGACACAAGTTTGCGGTCTTTCATCCCGAGCCCAGGCCTGGCGACGCATTTTTTGTGCAGCTGGCCGGGGACCACAGCGACCATGTGCTGGCGCTGACATTCGAGGTGGAATGGGCCGGTGGAGCCGGTGTCAATCCCAACTACCCGCCCTATGTGTGGGAGGCGTGGCAGGGAGGAGTCGGCCGCTGGGTCCCCTGCGAGGTCGAATACGACGGTACGCAGGCCTTTAACGTCAGCGGCGAGCTGATTCTGCGCCTGCCGGTCATGCGTGAGGGGACCTTCTTCAATCAGAGTGGCTATTGGCTGCGCTGCCGTCTGACCAGTGAACAGATGTACAACGGCTACAGGGTCAGCCCCGACATCGAAGCGCTGCGGGTCGATGCCCGCGGCATTACGGTGCCGGCGCGACATGCCACGGTGGTCCAGGGCGAGATCCTGGGGCAGAGCGATGGTCTCCCTGGCCAGACCTTCAGGCTGCTCAACACTCCGGTACTGGACCTCGATCCGCAGGAAGACCTGCTGGACTGTCTCACTCCCGAAGGCCAGATCCAGACCTACACACCTGTGGCCGATTTTGCCGGGTCGGGGGTCGAGGACCTGCATTTCAGGCTGGACGCCATGAACGGCACCGTGGCCTTCGGACCTTCGGTTCTGCAGGCCGACGGCAGTGTTTACCGCTTCGGAGCCGTGCCGCCGCAGGAGTCAACCCTGCGCATGCGCCGCTATCAGTTCGGCGGAGGTGTGATCGGCAACGTGCCGGCGCGCTCGCTGACAGTGCTGAAATCCAGCATCCCCTATGTGGCCCGGGTGACCAATCATGTGTCGGCTGCTGGAGGCCGCAACGCGCAGACCCTGGACGACGCGATCCTGAAAGTTCCGCAGATTCTCCGGACCCGCACGCGTGCAGTCACCGCCGACGACTACGAGTTCCTGGCGGCGCGCATTGAGGGCGTGGCGCGGGCGCGCTGCATTACCCCCAACATGGCCACCCCCGGTCAGACCTATCCTGGCCAGATTCGCACCCTGACCGTGCCTCCGGGGCAGGTCACGCTGGCGCTGCTGCCCAGTGTTGGCCTTGACGATCTGATCGCGCTGGACGATGTGGTGATTGACCCGCTGTCTCCGCTCAGCGGGCGCATTGCCCCCGAACGACTGACGCTCAGTGCCGAGCTGCGTGCGGCCGTTCAGGATGAACTTGACCCGCGCCGCCCAGTGGGCACCACCCTGGACCTGCGTGCTCCTCAGTACGTATGGATAAGCGTGACAGCCACGATCCGGACGGCGGCTGGGTCCTCGCGCCCGGTGCGTGAGGACGTGCGCCGGCGTGCGCTGCGCGCCCTGTATGCCTACCTCAACCCCTTTACCGGCGGACCGGAAGGAACCGGCTGGCCTTTTGGCCGCACGCTCAGTCTCAGCGAACTGTACGGGCTGCTGCGCAGCGTGCCTGGCGTAGAGGTGGCGGAGGACGTGCAGGTCATCCTGACCGAGCCTGGCCAGTCTGAACATCGCGAGACCATCATGGGCAGTCTGCCGCTGCCTCCACAGGCGCTGATCGTCTCGGATGTTCACCACGTGCGGGTGGACCACTGA
- a CDS encoding GPW/gp25 family protein, translating to MSQRSSKPSHADVLGSGVAFPPALNARGQVAMVSGEQAVSQAILMLLMTARGQRVMRPEYGCRIHELVFAPGDATTLGLASYYVDEALRRWEPRIEVDHVQAQLDPQQSTRIIVDIRYRLKHSPEPLSLVFPFYRTH from the coding sequence GTGTCCCAACGATCCTCAAAACCTTCCCATGCCGACGTGCTCGGTTCGGGTGTGGCGTTTCCGCCGGCGCTCAACGCCCGTGGTCAGGTGGCCATGGTGTCAGGCGAACAGGCCGTGTCCCAGGCGATCCTGATGCTGCTGATGACCGCGCGGGGTCAGCGGGTGATGCGGCCGGAATACGGGTGCCGCATTCACGAGCTTGTTTTTGCTCCGGGCGACGCCACCACCCTGGGTCTGGCGTCCTACTACGTGGACGAGGCGCTGCGCCGATGGGAACCCCGGATCGAGGTCGATCACGTCCAGGCGCAGCTTGATCCCCAGCAGTCCACCCGCATCATCGTGGACATCCGCTACCGCCTGAAGCACTCTCCCGAACCCCTCTCACTGGTGTTTCCGTTCTACCGGACCCACTAG
- a CDS encoding phage tail protein, whose amino-acid sequence MTGANTNRKDPLVAAYFSVEFDGKVVGAFRECTGLGSESQVVEYRATDKNGKAVLIREPANMKYNDIVLKRGITNDMDMWQWRKEVEEGQIDKARRSGTITLHNQKGDPIARWTFRNAWPSKLNGPTYDAKSNEVAVEELTITHEGYERVQ is encoded by the coding sequence ATGACCGGAGCAAACACGAACCGCAAAGATCCTTTGGTGGCCGCTTACTTCAGCGTGGAATTCGACGGCAAGGTTGTCGGCGCTTTCCGCGAATGCACCGGCCTGGGCAGCGAAAGTCAGGTTGTCGAATACCGCGCGACCGACAAGAACGGCAAGGCTGTCCTGATCCGCGAGCCGGCCAACATGAAGTACAACGACATCGTGCTCAAGCGCGGCATCACCAACGACATGGACATGTGGCAGTGGCGTAAGGAAGTTGAGGAAGGCCAGATCGATAAGGCCCGCCGCAGCGGCACCATCACCCTGCACAACCAGAAGGGCGATCCAATTGCCCGCTGGACCTTCCGCAACGCCTGGCCCAGCAAGCTCAACGGTCCGACCTATGACGCCAAGAGCAACGAGGTGGCGGTCGAAGAACTGACCATTACCCACGAAGGCTACGAGCGCGTGCAGTAA
- a CDS encoding phage tail protein produces MAQLHVRQRGEVLRVLPLEMRHLSIGRTPDNGLPLREASVAVRHAEITAENGVLLLTALAGDQALTYVNGQRLAAHQPWRLEHGDEIQIGPFTVAFLNGDQGALPDVEPVRALVVQGQLAAHPAPPPFATYPAPMPARNSPALYTQFLPPLFQESEFLSRYLKIFEVIWEPMQVRQDHLEAHFDARLAPPQILPWMAQWLGVPLDLHWPEARQRAWMREAVFLYRWRGTRYGLTRALETVFGLTPVLQEDPEHPHTLEVLLLDSLDGPDTASREAVADFVQRHAPAHTRVTVTFTEAPGASQKIPVPDRTGTPA; encoded by the coding sequence ATGGCCCAATTGCATGTCCGGCAGCGCGGCGAGGTCCTGCGGGTCCTGCCGCTGGAAATGCGGCACCTGTCGATTGGCCGCACCCCCGACAATGGTCTGCCGCTGCGCGAGGCGAGCGTGGCCGTGCGGCATGCCGAGATCACAGCCGAGAACGGCGTCTTGCTGCTGACTGCCCTGGCCGGTGATCAGGCACTGACCTACGTCAACGGTCAGCGCCTCGCAGCCCATCAGCCCTGGCGGCTGGAGCATGGAGATGAGATCCAGATCGGGCCTTTCACGGTCGCTTTTCTGAATGGCGATCAGGGGGCACTGCCTGATGTGGAGCCGGTCCGTGCTCTGGTGGTGCAGGGACAGCTGGCTGCGCATCCAGCCCCGCCGCCCTTTGCAACCTATCCCGCACCCATGCCGGCCCGGAATTCTCCGGCGCTGTACACCCAGTTTCTGCCGCCTTTGTTTCAGGAATCGGAATTTCTGAGCCGCTACCTCAAGATCTTCGAGGTCATCTGGGAGCCTATGCAGGTGCGGCAGGACCACCTTGAAGCGCATTTCGACGCGCGGCTGGCCCCACCCCAGATCCTGCCCTGGATGGCCCAGTGGCTTGGTGTGCCGCTGGACCTGCACTGGCCCGAGGCGCGGCAGCGGGCGTGGATGCGCGAGGCGGTATTTCTCTATCGCTGGCGCGGTACCCGCTATGGGCTGACCCGCGCGCTGGAAACCGTGTTTGGGCTGACCCCGGTGCTGCAGGAAGACCCGGAGCACCCTCACACCCTGGAGGTCCTGCTGCTCGACTCGCTGGACGGGCCTGATACCGCCAGCCGTGAAGCAGTAGCCGACTTCGTGCAACGGCACGCGCCTGCACACACCCGGGTTACCGTCACATTTACCGAGGCCCCGGGTGCCTCCCAGAAGATCCCGGTGCCAGACCGGACAGGAACCCCCGCATGA
- a CDS encoding DUF4255 domain-containing protein, with product MIADIQHALKELVYSEAALPRDALDVRFAAPTSAWVSGLTRPTLNFFLHDIRENMALRSSEFMHTYVAGGRQRDLVPRRIDLKYLVTVFFKSQVDELGRDEWNVLWRVLAALMRQDEWEDRYIPQAARDLDVGVLGVVGQPEGQASQGIFTSLGLPVRPHLNYTLTVPLNLNVSELSLLVLERRVDLRTGLEKPAADGPSMVRSSWIIRDEHGQAVADALVRSDQGGRAFSGPDGVVHLAVPREHVRILQVLTLDGQSLELPAQDAALLPPLTE from the coding sequence GTGATCGCCGACATTCAACACGCCTTGAAGGAGTTGGTCTACTCCGAGGCGGCCCTGCCCAGGGACGCACTGGATGTCCGTTTCGCCGCGCCTACCTCGGCCTGGGTGTCCGGGCTTACCCGACCGACGCTGAACTTCTTTTTGCATGACATCCGCGAGAACATGGCCTTGCGAAGCTCCGAGTTCATGCATACGTACGTCGCCGGCGGTCGCCAGCGCGACCTGGTGCCCCGGCGCATCGATCTGAAGTATCTGGTCACCGTGTTTTTCAAGTCACAGGTCGATGAGCTGGGCCGTGACGAGTGGAACGTTCTGTGGAGGGTACTGGCTGCCCTGATGCGGCAGGACGAGTGGGAAGACCGCTACATTCCGCAGGCGGCGCGTGACCTCGATGTGGGGGTTCTTGGGGTCGTGGGGCAGCCCGAGGGCCAGGCCAGTCAGGGGATATTCACCAGCCTCGGGTTACCGGTCAGGCCCCATCTGAACTACACGCTGACGGTGCCTCTGAACCTGAACGTGTCTGAGCTGAGTCTTCTTGTGCTCGAACGCCGGGTGGATTTGCGTACCGGTCTGGAAAAGCCGGCAGCTGATGGACCCAGCATGGTGCGCTCGAGCTGGATCATCCGCGATGAGCACGGCCAAGCGGTGGCCGACGCCCTGGTGAGATCCGACCAGGGCGGGCGGGCTTTTAGCGGCCCTGACGGTGTGGTGCATCTCGCCGTGCCGCGTGAGCATGTCCGCATTCTCCAGGTGCTGACGCTGGACGGACAGTCTCTGGAGCTTCCGGCACAAGACGCGGCACTGCTGCCCCCACTGACGGAATAG
- a CDS encoding phage tail sheath family protein, whose amino-acid sequence MAEYLSPGVYIEETAGGPRPIEGVSTTTAAFVGFAPTGPANTPVFIANWQQFRETFGTLDASGIKNPFMEGAYLAQSVYAYFNNGGTRCYVVRMVPQEGRTDKRTVEAATALQLPSRASSAVPSLNIVARDGRQSDLHIEILPGTPEAKPEAPKDQKGGKPQDNASKDAAKDADDGSDGLFTLKVTRNDRTETFENVSVGKKHARNVTEVVNRDSTLITIEEASTTGPLAERAPELGSYVLQAQSNVLSGGELKGQDFIGSMDGRSGIESLEIAEEVSMIAVPDLMGAYQRGLMTLDGVKAVQRALIDHCERNGNRVALLDTPPDLTPQQAVKWRNVDTNFDSSYAALYYPWVSVDGPDGKPMTVPPSGFVAGIYARNDIERGVHKAPANEVVRGALRPAIQISKSEQDILNPIGVNCIREFPGMGVRVWGARTLSSDARWRYISVRRLFNYVERSIERGTQWAVFEPNDENLWFRVRRDINSFLTSVWRDGALFGTTARDAFYVKCDAELNPEEIRDRGIMQVEVALAPVKPAEFLILRFSQHAGGGQ is encoded by the coding sequence ATGGCGGAATACCTTTCACCCGGCGTCTATATCGAGGAAACTGCGGGCGGACCGCGTCCCATCGAGGGCGTCAGCACCACCACGGCGGCGTTCGTGGGCTTTGCCCCCACCGGCCCGGCCAACACGCCTGTTTTCATTGCCAACTGGCAGCAGTTCCGGGAAACCTTCGGGACGCTGGACGCCAGTGGCATCAAAAATCCCTTCATGGAGGGGGCTTACCTCGCGCAGTCGGTGTATGCGTATTTCAACAACGGCGGCACGCGCTGCTACGTGGTGCGCATGGTCCCCCAGGAAGGCCGCACCGACAAGCGCACCGTGGAAGCCGCCACAGCGCTGCAACTGCCCTCACGCGCCAGCAGCGCCGTGCCCAGCCTGAATATCGTTGCGCGTGATGGCCGCCAGAGCGACCTGCACATCGAGATTCTGCCGGGCACTCCTGAAGCAAAGCCCGAGGCTCCCAAGGACCAGAAAGGCGGCAAGCCCCAGGACAACGCGTCCAAGGATGCTGCCAAGGACGCCGACGACGGATCTGACGGGCTGTTTACCCTCAAGGTCACCCGCAATGACCGCACTGAGACGTTCGAGAACGTGTCGGTGGGCAAGAAGCATGCCCGAAACGTGACTGAGGTCGTCAACCGCGACAGCACCCTGATCACCATCGAGGAAGCCAGCACCACCGGCCCGCTGGCCGAGCGCGCTCCGGAACTGGGCTCCTATGTCCTGCAGGCCCAGAGCAACGTGCTGTCGGGCGGCGAACTGAAGGGCCAGGACTTTATCGGGTCCATGGACGGCCGAAGCGGGATCGAGAGCCTGGAAATTGCTGAGGAAGTCAGCATGATCGCGGTACCTGACCTGATGGGTGCCTATCAGCGAGGACTGATGACCCTCGATGGCGTCAAGGCTGTTCAGCGCGCTCTGATCGACCACTGCGAGCGCAACGGCAACCGCGTGGCCCTTCTGGATACGCCGCCGGACCTCACACCCCAGCAGGCTGTGAAGTGGCGCAATGTGGACACCAACTTCGACTCCAGCTACGCCGCCCTGTATTACCCCTGGGTCAGCGTGGACGGCCCTGACGGCAAGCCCATGACGGTTCCGCCCAGCGGCTTTGTGGCTGGTATCTACGCCCGCAACGACATCGAACGCGGCGTGCATAAAGCTCCAGCCAACGAAGTCGTGCGCGGCGCCCTGCGCCCGGCGATTCAGATCAGCAAGAGCGAGCAGGACATTCTCAATCCCATCGGCGTGAACTGCATTCGCGAGTTCCCCGGCATGGGCGTGCGCGTGTGGGGCGCCCGGACCCTGTCCAGTGACGCCCGCTGGCGCTACATCTCGGTCCGCCGCCTGTTCAACTATGTGGAGCGCAGTATCGAACGCGGCACCCAGTGGGCTGTCTTCGAGCCTAACGACGAGAACCTGTGGTTCCGCGTGCGCCGTGACATCAACTCGTTCCTCACCAGCGTGTGGCGTGACGGCGCGCTGTTCGGGACGACGGCCCGCGACGCCTTCTACGTCAAGTGCGACGCGGAACTGAACCCGGAAGAAATTCGTGACCGCGGAATCATGCAGGTTGAAGTGGCACTCGCGCCTGTCAAGCCCGCCGAATTCCTGATTCTCCGCTTCAGCCAGCACGCTGGCGGCGGGCAGTAA
- a CDS encoding phage tail protein — MPINVKNLPGGDVIQQVRAIVKAAPHRRAAETPRRSSAYQVLANSRYHVAIDRIEYAAFSEVSGLQIETETMDFIEGGTNDRVLRLPVRSKVGNLTLKRGVTAGNELLNWHLRIVQGILDVRNVTIVAYETSGHVLGRYELLQAYPVKWSGPTFAGNGEAVAVETLELAHAGVLHISTAS, encoded by the coding sequence ATGCCGATCAATGTAAAGAATCTGCCTGGAGGCGACGTGATCCAGCAGGTCAGGGCCATAGTGAAGGCGGCACCGCACCGCCGCGCGGCCGAAACGCCCAGACGGTCTTCGGCCTATCAGGTGCTGGCCAACAGCCGCTATCACGTGGCCATTGACCGCATCGAGTACGCGGCCTTCAGCGAAGTCAGCGGCTTACAGATCGAGACCGAAACCATGGACTTTATCGAGGGCGGCACCAATGACCGGGTGCTGCGCCTGCCGGTGCGGTCCAAGGTCGGCAACCTCACCCTGAAGCGAGGCGTGACGGCCGGCAATGAACTGCTCAACTGGCACCTGAGGATTGTGCAGGGCATTCTGGACGTTCGCAATGTCACCATCGTGGCCTACGAGACCAGCGGACATGTGCTGGGGCGTTATGAGCTGCTTCAGGCCTACCCAGTGAAATGGTCGGGGCCGACTTTTGCAGGCAACGGCGAGGCGGTTGCCGTCGAGACGTTGGAACTGGCCCATGCAGGTGTGCTGCACATCAGCACCGCGAGCTGA